From Pseudorca crassidens isolate mPseCra1 chromosome 7, mPseCra1.hap1, whole genome shotgun sequence, a single genomic window includes:
- the HNRNPK gene encoding heterogeneous nuclear ribonucleoprotein K isoform X5 yields the protein METEQPEETFPNTETNGEFGKRPAEDMEEEQAFKRSRNTDEMVELRILLQSKNAGAVIGKGGKNIKALRTDYNASVSVPDSSGPERILSISADIETIGEILKKIIPTLEEGLQLPSPTATSQLPLESDAVECLNYQHYKGSDFDCELRLLIHQSLAGGIIGVKGAKIKELRENTQTTIKLFQECCPQSTDRVVLIGGKPDRVVECIKIILDLISESPIKGRAQPYDPNFYDETYDYGGFTMMFDDRRGRPVGFPMRGRGGFDRMPPGRGGRPMPPSRRDYDDMSPRRGPPPPPPGRGGRGGSRARNLPLPPPPPPRGGDLMAYDRRGRPGDRYDGMVGFSADETWDSAIDTWSPSEWQMAYEPQGGSGYGGRGSYGDLGGPIITTQVTIPKDLAGSIIGKGGQRIKQIRHESGASIKIDEPLEGSEDRIITITGTQDQIQNAQYLLQNSVKQYADVEGF from the exons ATGGAAACTGAACAGCCAGAGGAAACCTTTCCCAACACCGAAACCAATGGCGAATTTG GTAAACGCCCTGCTGAAGATATGGAAGAGGAACAAGCTTTTAAAAGATCTAGAAACACTGATGAGATGGTTGAATTACGCATTCTGCTTCAGAGCAAG AATGCTGGGGCAGTGATtggaaaaggaggcaagaatattaaGGCTCTCCGTACAGAC TACAATGCCAGTGTTTCAGTCCCAGACAGCAGTGGCCCCGAGCG CATATTGAGTATCAGTGCTGATATTGAAACAATTGGAGAAATTCTGAAGAAAATCATCCCTACCTTGGAAGAG GGCCTGCAGTTGCCATCACCCACTGCAACCAGCCAGCTCCCGCTCGAATCTGATGCTGTGGAATGCTTAAAT TACCAACACTATAAAGGAAGCGACTTTGACTGCGAGTTGAGACTGTTGATTCATCAGAGTCTGGCAGGAGGAATTATTGGGGTCAAAGGTGCTAAAATCAAAGAACTTCGAGAG AACACTCAGACAACAATCAAGCTTTTCCAGGAATGTTGTCCTCAATCCACTGACAGAGTCGTTCTTATTGGAGGAAAACCTGATAGGGTTGTAGAGTGCATAAAGATCATCCTTGATCTTATATCAGAG TCTCCCATTAAAGGACGTGCTCAGCCTTATGATCCCAACTTTTACGATGAAACCTATGATTATGGTGGTTTTACAATGATGTTTGATGACCGCCGTGGACGTCCTGTGGGATTTCCCATGCGGGGAAGAGGTGGTTTTGACAGAATGCCTCCTGGTCGGGGTGGGCGTCCCATGCCTCCATCCAGAAGAGATTATGATGATATGAGCCCTCGTCGAggacctcctccacctcctcctggacGAGGTGGCCGGGGTGGTAGCAGAGCTCGgaatcttcctcttcctccaccaccaccacctagaGGGGG AGATCTAATGGCCTATGACAGAAGAGGAAGACCTGGAGACCGTTATGATGGCATG GTTGGTTTCAGTGCTGATGAAACCTGGGACTCTGCAATAGATACATGGAGCCCATCAGAGTGGCAGATGGCTTATGAACCACAG gGTGGCTCTGGATATG GGGGTCGTGGCTCATATGGTGATCTTGGTGGACCTATTATTACTACACAAGTAACTATTCCCAAAGAT CTGGCTGGATCTATTATTGGCAAAGGTGGTCAGCGGATTAAACAAATCCGTCATGAGTCAGGAGCGTCGATCAAAATTGATGAGCCTTTAGAAGGGTCCGAAGACCGGATCATTACCATTACAGGAACACAGGACCAGATACAAAATGCACAGTACTTGCTGCAGAACAG tgtGAAGCAGTATGCAGATGTTGAAGGATTCTAA
- the HNRNPK gene encoding heterogeneous nuclear ribonucleoprotein K isoform X7, whose product METEQPEETFPNTETNGEFGKRPAEDMEEEQAFKRSRNTDEMVELRILLQSKNAGAVIGKGGKNIKALRTDYNASVSVPDSSGPERILSISADIETIGEILKKIIPTLEEYQHYKGSDFDCELRLLIHQSLAGGIIGVKGAKIKELRENTQTTIKLFQECCPQSTDRVVLIGGKPDRVVECIKIILDLISESPIKGRAQPYDPNFYDETYDYGGFTMMFDDRRGRPVGFPMRGRGGFDRMPPGRGGRPMPPSRRDYDDMSPRRGPPPPPPGRGGRGGSRARNLPLPPPPPPRGGDLMAYDRRGRPGDRYDGMVGFSADETWDSAIDTWSPSEWQMAYEPQVEYHGYYSYAGGRGSYGDLGGPIITTQVTIPKDLAGSIIGKGGQRIKQIRHESGASIKIDEPLEGSEDRIITITGTQDQIQNAQYLLQNSVKQYADVEGF is encoded by the exons ATGGAAACTGAACAGCCAGAGGAAACCTTTCCCAACACCGAAACCAATGGCGAATTTG GTAAACGCCCTGCTGAAGATATGGAAGAGGAACAAGCTTTTAAAAGATCTAGAAACACTGATGAGATGGTTGAATTACGCATTCTGCTTCAGAGCAAG AATGCTGGGGCAGTGATtggaaaaggaggcaagaatattaaGGCTCTCCGTACAGAC TACAATGCCAGTGTTTCAGTCCCAGACAGCAGTGGCCCCGAGCG CATATTGAGTATCAGTGCTGATATTGAAACAATTGGAGAAATTCTGAAGAAAATCATCCCTACCTTGGAAGAG TACCAACACTATAAAGGAAGCGACTTTGACTGCGAGTTGAGACTGTTGATTCATCAGAGTCTGGCAGGAGGAATTATTGGGGTCAAAGGTGCTAAAATCAAAGAACTTCGAGAG AACACTCAGACAACAATCAAGCTTTTCCAGGAATGTTGTCCTCAATCCACTGACAGAGTCGTTCTTATTGGAGGAAAACCTGATAGGGTTGTAGAGTGCATAAAGATCATCCTTGATCTTATATCAGAG TCTCCCATTAAAGGACGTGCTCAGCCTTATGATCCCAACTTTTACGATGAAACCTATGATTATGGTGGTTTTACAATGATGTTTGATGACCGCCGTGGACGTCCTGTGGGATTTCCCATGCGGGGAAGAGGTGGTTTTGACAGAATGCCTCCTGGTCGGGGTGGGCGTCCCATGCCTCCATCCAGAAGAGATTATGATGATATGAGCCCTCGTCGAggacctcctccacctcctcctggacGAGGTGGCCGGGGTGGTAGCAGAGCTCGgaatcttcctcttcctccaccaccaccacctagaGGGGG AGATCTAATGGCCTATGACAGAAGAGGAAGACCTGGAGACCGTTATGATGGCATG GTTGGTTTCAGTGCTGATGAAACCTGGGACTCTGCAATAGATACATGGAGCCCATCAGAGTGGCAGATGGCTTATGAACCACAGGTTGAGTATCATGGGT ATTATTCCTATGCAGGGGGTCGTGGCTCATATGGTGATCTTGGTGGACCTATTATTACTACACAAGTAACTATTCCCAAAGAT CTGGCTGGATCTATTATTGGCAAAGGTGGTCAGCGGATTAAACAAATCCGTCATGAGTCAGGAGCGTCGATCAAAATTGATGAGCCTTTAGAAGGGTCCGAAGACCGGATCATTACCATTACAGGAACACAGGACCAGATACAAAATGCACAGTACTTGCTGCAGAACAG tgtGAAGCAGTATGCAGATGTTGAAGGATTCTAA